Proteins from a single region of Theobroma cacao cultivar B97-61/B2 chromosome 10, Criollo_cocoa_genome_V2, whole genome shotgun sequence:
- the LOC18586324 gene encoding putative protein NRT1/ PTR FAMILY 2.2, protein MVPSELEQTEGSKLSSQSATPNEDGKTTMDHKGGGWTTFPFIIGSMTGLSLVAGGWGANLIVFLINEFHVKSITATQINNVILGCNSLFPIAGAIVADTFFDSYTVIITFAFVSLLGMILLTLTTTINSLKPSLCAMGASKCPTPSKLQFAVLYIALALASLGVGGTRFTIATMGADQFDDAKDQGIFFNWYFLALYIANCVSLTALIYIQDNVSWGLAFGICTVLNAIALR, encoded by the exons ATGGTACCCTCAGAGTTAGAACAAACAGAAGGAAGCAAACTCTCTAGCCAAAGCGCTACTCCTAATGAAGATGGAAAAACGACTATGGATCACAAGGGAGGAGGATGGACAACTTTCCCCTTTATTATAG GAAGTATGACAGGGCTTTCCCTAGTAGCCGGTGGATGGGGAGCAAATTTGATAGTATTTCTGATAAATGAATTCCATGTGAAGAGCATCACTGCAACTCAGATCAATAATGTTATACTTGGCTGCAACAGTCTCTTTCCCATTGCCGGAGCCATAGTTGCGGACACCTTCTTCGACTCTTACACAGTCATCATCACATTTGCCTTTGTCTCCTTGTTG GGTATGATATTGTTAACCCTAACAACCACAATCAATTCCTTGAAGCCTTCGCTATGTGCAATGGGTGCATCCAAATGTCCTACTCCATCAAAGCTTCAGTTCGCAGTCCTTTACATAGCTTTAGCACTAGCTTCACTTGGTGTCGGGGGCACACGTTTTACAATTGCAACCATGGGAGCTGATCAATTTGACGATGCCAAAGATCAAGGGATATTTTTCAATTGGTACTTTTTGGCATTATACATTGCCAATTGTGTTAGCTTAACAGCTCTCATCTACATTCAAGACAATGTGAGTTGGGGTTTAGCATTTGGGATTTGCACCGTCCTGAATGCTATTGCTTTG AGATGA
- the LOC108663705 gene encoding protein NRT1/ PTR FAMILY 2.7-like produces the protein MGASKCPTPSKLQFAVLYMALALASLGVGGTRFTIATMGADQFDDAKDQGIFFNWYFLALYIANCVSLTALIYIQDNVSWGLAFGICTVLNAIALVLFLSGKRYYRRIKPKRSPFLSIMCVIFAAIRKRNVPGTFGSQDYYYGSVEMTNIFNNGPSKSLRFLNCAALKIESEDSQSSRSNAGSWKLCTVEEVEDLKTLLKIMPLWSSSILLSTTIGVLNSLAIVQVLTMDRHLGPHFKIPAGSFIMFNLLATALSIFIIDRFLHPAWQKFIPIWPLTPLRRIGIGHIINILAMMGSALIEMRRLHVVRTHQRVTNQSDYVVPISGLWLVVPLTILGIGEAFHFPGQIALYYQEFPKSLKGTSTAMISLLIAIGLYLSTVIMNLVRKIIGWLPDNINHGRLDNVFWMLAVIGVVNLGYYLVCAKLFKYQNLEKSNDSGSHVH, from the exons ATGGGTGCATCCAAATGTCCTACTCCATCAAAGCTTCAGTTCGCAGTCCTTTACATGGCTTTAGCGCTAGCTTCACTTGGTGTCGGGGGCACACGTTTTACAATTGCAACCATGGGAGCTGATCAATTTGACGATGCCAAAGATCAAGGGATATTTTTCAATTGGTACTTTTTGGCATTATACATTGCCAATTGTGTTAGCTTAACAGCTCTCATCTACATTCAAGACAATGTGAGTTGGGGTTTAGCATTTGGGATTTGCACCGTCCTGAATGCTATTGCTTTGGTACTTTTTTTATCGGGAAAACGATATTACCGACGCATCAAGCCTAAGAGAAGCCCATTCCTTAGCATTATGTGTGTAATATTTGCAGCGATTCGGAAGAGAAATGTCCCAGGCACTTTTGGCAGTCAAGATTATTATTATGGAAGTGTTGAGATGacaaatatctttaataatgGTCCAAGTAAAAGTTTAAG ATTCTTGAATTGCGCAGCCCTAAAAATTGAGAGTGAAGATAGTCAATCGAGTCGTTCCAATGCAGGATCATGGAAGCTCTGCACAGTGGAAGAAGTGGAAGACCTCAAAACCCTACTCAAGATCATGCCATTATGGTCAAGTAGCATTCTCTTAAGTACCACCATAGGTGTGCTTAACAGCCTGGCAATCGTCCAAGTTCTAACCATGGATCGACATCTCGGACCACACTTCAAAATCCCAGCAGGTTCTTTCATAATGTTTAACCTACTAGCCACAGCTCTCTCAATCTTTATCATTGACCGTTTCCTCCACCCAGCATGGCAAAAGTTCATCCCTATTTGGCCTCTGACACCCCTTCGACGAATCGGGATTGGCCACATCATCAATATCCTTGCCATGATGGGATCTGCCCTAATCGAAATGAGGCGTCTCCATGTGGTCCGAACACATCAGCGGGTCACTAATCAGTCTGACTATGTGGTACCCATTTCCGGTCTATGGCTTGTTGTGCCACTAACAATTTTAGGTATTGGTGAGGCATTTCACTTCCCTGGACAAATTGCATTGTACTACCAAGAATTTCCGAAGTCATTGAAAGGTACTTCCACGGCAATGATATCGTTACTAATTGCAATCGGGCTTTATCTAAGTACCGTCATCATGAATTTAGTTCGTAAAATAATAGGATGGTTGCCGGATAACATTAACCATGGAAGATTGGATAATGTGTTTTGGATGTTGGCAGTAATTGGAGTAGTGAACTTGGGATATTATTTAGTTTGTGCAAAGTTGTTCAAGTATCAAAATCTAGAGAAATCTAATGACTCTGGTAGTCATGTTCACTAG
- the LOC18586329 gene encoding uncharacterized protein LOC18586329 yields the protein MVASSSSASWETQMVSQEQINAFHTIDRNIFARLVLNLRRDLGESIHVMAFLLWVEHVDNPARNLVFNIQPWSDTLINALAKEAVLCLNCIKSDEFPYNNFKDSNYLIPLIQGLTKNWASLRFFHHNRLRIIPGIIQNIQDVCFRAFRDIFKLASTINSMDAQRRSEQSLELSRFYGPLTRPTLPVFNDYNSGVGNFSDQNMGNKQVFWPNWNSENSSFSQQVYHHNIKTQIQSLDEEMEELLNNTHSICTKGLEENNNNNNQEVPAEDRTIFLTFSKGYSLSEKDVTDFFARKFGDDFIERVEMQEVLRGEQPLFAKLVLHSASGLATILNGVRKAKYSIKGKHVWARKFEHRYPQVTSPSHHS from the exons ATGGTTGCTTCCTCTTCATCTGCTTCTTGGGAGACTCAAATGGTTTCCCAAGAACAAATCAATGCGTTTCATACCATTGATCGAAACATCTTTGCCAGGCTTGTTTTGAACCTCCGACGTGATCTAGGTGAGTCCATTCATGTGATGGCTTTCCTCCTTTGGGTGGAACATGTTGATAACCCTGCTCGAAACCTGGTTTTCAATATTCAACCCTGGTCTGATACTCTGATCAATGCATTGGCTAAGGAGGCTGTCCTCTGCTTGAATTGTATAAAGAGTGATGAGTTCCCTTACAATAATTTCAAAGACTCCAACTATCTCATTCCTTTGATTCAAGGATTGACAAAAAATTGGGCCTCTCTTCGTTTCTTTCATCATAATCGTCTCCGCATTATTCCTGGGATTATTCAAAATATTCAGGATGTTTGCTTTCGAGCCTTTAGAGATATATTTAAACTAGCATCGACTATTAATTCAATGGATGCCCAACGTAGATCTGAACAAAGTTTGGAGCTATCAAGGTTCTATGGTCCATTGACTAGGCCAACTTTGCCTGTATTCAACGACTATAATTCTGGGGTTGGAAACTTTAGTGATCAAAACATGGGAAATAAGCAAGTTTTCTGGCCAAATTGGAATTCCGAAAATTCGAGTTTTTCCCAACAAGTTTATCATCATAATATCAAGACTCAAATACAGTCTTTGGATGAGGAAATGGAGGAACTGTTGAATAATACACACTCCATTTGCACTAAGGGTTTGGaagagaataataataataataatcaggAAGTCCCAGCAGAGGATAGAACTATTTTCTTAACATTTTCTAAAGGGTATTCCCTTTCAGAGAAAGACGTAACAGACTTCTTTGCTAG GAAATTTGGAGATGATTTCATTGAAAGAGTTGAGATGCAAGAAGTTTTAAGGGGAGAGCAGCCATTGTTTGCAAAGCTGGTTCTGCATTCCGCTTCTGGCCTTGCAACCATTCTGAATGGCGTGCGCAAAGCCAAGTACTCAATCAAGGGAAAGCACGTTTGGGCTCGAAAGTTCGAGCATAGATATCCTCAAGTCACCTCTCCAAGTCACCATTCCTAA